In the genome of Nymphaea colorata isolate Beijing-Zhang1983 chromosome 9, ASM883128v2, whole genome shotgun sequence, one region contains:
- the LOC116260386 gene encoding E3 ubiquitin-protein ligase CIP8-like: MASALPPPSSSSSSGARDEDPILSHWCYQCDKRVAVDPLPHQPDIVCRECNNGFVELIAAPPPPPASNTAAGGSRPEPSFNRQFLQILRLFAHAAQIGRHQQSPSRSRDESPAVASGSGGVSGSDDGELPWYGIVEPDSAEAPETDDFLRIELDDGWEEATFEGDEEEDDDEEQGPQENEGQRQGRRDVVRVRIRDRSLQFSGSGRAIDWQEILGGLEDNSIELRVEFPGREGERYVGNPEDYVDAAGYEVVLQNLTENEGGTRKGAPPASRSAILGLPTVTLGKDGENQLCAICKEGASAGDKGRALPCRHVYHEECILPWLNSRNSCPVCRYELPTDDAEYEEQRKRMGGSFM, encoded by the coding sequence ATGGCGTCCGCGCTACCACCACCATCCTCTTCATCCTCCTCTGGGGCGCGGGACGAGGATCCCATTCTCTCCCACTGGTGCTACCAGTGCGACAAGCGGGTCGCGGTTGACCCCCTCCCCCACCAACCTGACATCGTCTGCCGAGAGTGCAATAACGGATTCGTCGAGCTCATCGCCGCCCCTCCTCCCCCGCCCGCCTCCAACACCGCGGCCGGTGGCAGCCGTCCGGAGCCCTCGTTCAATCGCCAGTTCCTGCAGATCCTCCGCCTTTTTGCGCACGCTGCCCAGATTGGCCGCCACCAACAATCTCCATCCCGGTCGAGGGACGAATCGCCTGCCGTCGCTAGCGGCAGCGGCGGGGTTAGTGGTAGTGACGATGGCGAACTGCCTTGGTATGGGATCGTGGAACCGGATTCGGCTGAGGCACCGGAAACCGATGATTTTCTGCGAATCGAACTCGATGATGGATGGGAGGAAGCGACCTTCGAaggcgacgaggaagaagacgaCGACGAAGAGCAGGGGCCGCAGGAGAATGAGGGGCAGAGGCAGGGCCGGCGTGACGTTGTGCGGGTTCGGATCAGAGATCGGAGCTTGCAGTTCTCCGGCAGCGGCCGGGCGATCGATTGGCAGGAGATCCTTGGAGGACTGGAGGACAACAGCATCGAATTGAGGGTGGAATTCCCCGGAAGAGAAGGGGAACGGTACGTGGGGAACCCAGAGGACTACGTCGATGCGGCCGGATATGAGGTTGTGCTGCAGAATTTGACGGAGAACGAGGGTGGTACGAGGAAAGGGGCGCCGCCTGCTTCACGATCGGCCATCCTTGGCCTGCCGACCGTCACCTTGGGCAAGGACGGGGAGAATCAATTGTGTGCTATTTGCAAAGAAGGGGCTTCTGCGGGTGACAAGGGAAGAGCACTGCCCTGCAGACATGTCTACCATGAAGAATGCATTCTCCCTTGGTTGAACTCCAGAAATTCTTGCCCTGTTTGTAGGTATGAGCTCCCGACAGATGATGCAGAGTATGAAGAGCAGAGGAAAAGGATGGGTGGCTCCTTTATGTGA